CGCTCTGCAAAATCTGGTGCATCTGAAAATGTTTTGCGAATTGCCCATAGTTTTTCAAGTTGTTCTGGTTCAAGAAGTAATTCTTCCTTACGTGTACCTGAACGACGAATATCAAGCGCAGGGAAAATACGACGCTCTGCTAGTTGTCGATCTAAGTGCAACTCTAAGTTACCAGTCCCTTTAAATTCCTCATAGATTACTTCATCCATACGTGATCCAGTATCTACTAAAGCTGTAGCTAAAATTGTTAAGCTACCACCTTCTTCGATATTACGAGCAGAACCGAAGAATCGTTTTGGTCTATGGAAGGCTGCAGGGTCAATACCACCTGAAAGCGTACGACCGCTCGGTGGAATAACTAAGTTATACGCACGTGCAAGACGCGTAATAGAGTCCATTAAAATAATAACGTCACGTTTATGTTCTACTAAACGGCGAGCTCGTTCTAACACGATTTCCGCTACCTTAACATGATTTTCTGGTACTTCATCGAACGTAGAACTCACGACATCCGCATTAACAGAACGCTCAATGTCCGTTACTTCCTCAGGGCGCTCATCAATAAGTAAGACGATTAACTCAGCCTCAGGGTGATTCGTTGTAATGGCATTGGCAATTTCTTTAAGTAAAGATGTTTTACCGGCTTTTGGAGGCGCGACGATTAAACCACGTTGACCAAATCCTACTGGTGCTACTAAATCCATAATTCGTGTTGATAGATTGCTCTGTGTTGTTTCAAGCTTAATTTGACGATCAGGATATAACGGCGTTAATGCTGGGAAGTGAACACGTTCTTTTGCTACTTCAGGGTCTTCTCCATTTACAGCATCAACCTGTAGTAAGCCATAGTAACGTTCATTTTCTTTAGGTGGGCGTACTTTGCCAGACACCTTATCCCCATTACGAAGATCGAAACGACGAATTTGAGAAGCTGAAATATAAATATCTTCTTTACTCGGTGAGTAATTTATTGGACGAAGGAAGCCGAAGCCCTCTTGCGAAACAATTTCAAGTACCCCTTCCATAAAGAAATAACCCTCTTGTTCTGAACGCGTTTTCAAAATAGCAAAAATTAATTCCTTTTTCGTTAGTTTGCTATAATACGAAATTTTGTATTGGCGTGCGAGGGCGTAAAGCTCTTTTAACGTCATGTTTTCTAATTGAGCGATTGTCAATGCAGACATATGCACAACTCCAGTCTTTTTCAAAATATAATGCATGTATTGGGGTAAACATAGAAGTTTTAAGTAAAACTATGGATGGATTTAATGAAGAAGAAGGTACCTAGTGCAAATAAGTTGCACTAGGTATATTTTAGAAGAAAATATTATTAATAGCTAGGTTTTTTATCAAGCGCGTGACGACCTTCTACAAATCGTACAGTACCTGTTTTCGCTCGCATAACAACTGAATGTGTTAATGCGTAAGCTCCTTTGTACTGAACACCTTTTAAAAGCTCACAATCTGTAACTGCAGTTGCTGCAAAAATTGCATCGTCACCTTTTACTAAGTCATCTAAGTAAAGAACTTTCTCTACATCTACGCCCATTTTTTTACAGCGTTCTAACTGATCTTCGTCTTCTGGCACTAATTTGGCCTGGAAGTCTCCGCCTAGGCATTTTAATGCAACAGCTGAAATAACACCTTCTGGTGCGCCGCCCATTCCAAACATAATGTCGATGCCTGTTTCATCGAATGCTGTGTTAATAGCAGCACCTACATCTCCATCTTGAATAAATTTAATACGTGCTCCCGCTTCACGAATCTCATCTACTATTGCTTGATGGCGAGGGCGATCTAATAGAGTAGCTACTACATCAGAAATATCTTTATTTTTTGCTTTTGCTACTTGTAATAAATTATAAGTAACAGAGGCATTAATATCAACTTTTCCTGCAGCTTCTGGCCCTACAGCGATTTTCTCCATATACATATCTGGTGCATTTAACAGATTACCCTTATCAGCAATTGCTAATACAGTCATTGCACCATTTGTACCTTTTGCTACTATATTTGTACCTTCTAAAGGATCGACTGCTATGTCTACTTGAGGACCGCCATTACGAAGGCCAAGTTCTTCACCGATATAAAGCATTGGCGCTTCGTCCATTTCACCTTCCCCAATAACTACTGTAGCATGCATTGGAATCGTATCGAACATTGAGCGCATTGCTGTCGTTGCTGCATCATCTGCCTCAATTTTCAAACCGCGACCCATCCATTTCCCGGATGCGATTGCTGCTGCCTCTGTTACTCGTACTACTTCCATCGATAAACTACGTTCCATTGTTGTTTTGCCTCCCGTTATCGGCATGTTTCATTGTGCCGAAACATTCAAATTACCTTTATTGTAACATAATTGGCTCGAAACTTTTAGCTCACATTATTCCTTTGCCTCTGCAACACTGACCATAATTGTTTCACGTCGAATATCTGCGCCTAAGTCACGTAATTTTTCAATAAGTGAGCTATAGCCACGTTCAATATGATAGATATCGTGAATTTCAGTTTCACCTTCTGCTAATAGTCCAGCTAATACTAATGCTGCACCCGCGCGAAGGTCTGTTGCAGTTACGCTTGAGCCATGTAATTTACTTTGACCGGTAATTATCGCTGTATTCCCTTCTACACGTGCGTTGGCATTCATACGACGTAGCTCATCAATATGTTTAAACCGAGCCGAATAGATCGTATCTGTAATTTTTGAGGAGCCAAATGCCTGTGTCATTAACACAGAAAGTGGTTGCTGAATATCTGTAGGGAATCCAGGATACACAATCGTCTTAACATCAACTGCCTGCAATGTAGATAGGTCTGTTTTTGGAACAAAAATGCTTTCCTCACCTATATCAATCTTGACGCCCATTTCACGAAGTTTTGCAGTAATTGCCTCTAAATGTAGCGGAATTACATTGTCTATCGTAATGCCGTCGCCAACTGCTGCTGCCATAATCATAAAAGTTGCAGCTTCAATACGGTCAGGAATAATTGTATGCTCCGTACCGTGCAGCTCATCAACACCTTCGATACGAATTACACTTGTACCAGCACCTTTAATATTGGCACCCATATTTGTAAGAAGTGTTGCTACGTCGATTATTTCAGGTTCTTTTGCTGCATTTTCAATAACCGTACGACCCTTTGCACGTACTGCTGCCAACATAATATTGATTGTAGCGCCAACACTTGCGACATCTAAATAAATTTTGGCACCAATTAATTCTTCTGCACGTAAATAAATCGCACCGTGCTCGTTTGTAATTTTAGCACCAAGTGCCTCAAAGCCTTTAATGTGTTGATCAATCGGACGCGGTCCTAAGAAGCAACCACCTGGCAAGCCAATGACAGCCTTTTTGAAGCGACCAAGCATTGCCCCCATTAAATAATAAGAGGCACGGAGTTTTTTTACATTACCATTTGGCAAAGGTAGTGCAAGCATTTCGGAAGGATCAATAATCATTTTGCCATTCTCAAATTGTACTTCTCCACCGATCTCTTCTAACAAGGCTTTTAAAGTCCAAGCATCTGAAATTTCTGGAATCCCTCCAATTGTCACTGGAGAGTTCGCCAAAATTGATGCTGGTATTAAGGCGACTGCACTATTTTTTGCACCACTAACTTTAATTGTACCTTTTAGACGATTTTCGCCTGTAATTTTATAAACATCCATTTTGCGTTCTCCCTCATGATTGGAAAGTAATTTTAGCATTTGACTCACTTTATAATCTTATTATTCACCTTTTCGCTTATTCCAATCCGCTAAAAATCCTTCAATTCCTTTTTCCGTTAATGGATGGTGGAAAAGTTGTTTTAACACTTTAAAAGGAGTTGTTGAAATATGAGCGCCCGCAAGTGCTGCCGCCGTTACGTGTTGAGGGTGACGAATAGATGCTGCAATAATTTGCGTTTCAATGTTATGGATTGTAAAAATATCTGAAATTGTTTCAATAAGCTCTACACCATTTAGACCAATATCATCTAAACGGCCGATAAATGGTGATACATATGTAGCACCCGCACGCGCAGCCATTAATGCTTGGTTTGCACTAAAAATTAGTGTTACGTTTGTTTTAATACCTTTGTTTGCAAAGAAGCGGCAAGCCTCTAAGCCAGCTGGTGTCATCGGTAATTTAACTGTGATATTCGGAGCAATCGCAGCTAACTCTAGACCTTCTTTAATCATTCCTTCAGCATCTAATGCAATTACCTCTCCACTTACTGAGCCGTCTACAAGCTCTGCAATTTCACGTAGTCGATCATGAAAAGAAACGTTTTCCTCTTTTGCAACTAATGATGGATTTGTCGTAACACCCGATAAAATACCCCATGCGTGTGCTTCTTTAATTTCGTCAAAGTTTGCTGTATCAATAAAGAATTTCATAATATTTCCTCCTAAACCGTATTTGTTTATATTTTTAATTTTTTTCAAAAAAGTTATTATGTCAAAAACAAGAGAAGGTCGATTGCTAGCATCAACACTTCTCTTATTATGTGTATTCATCTTTGCTTTTGTACAATATAAGAAGCTAAATTATGCTTTTTGTGCACTTCCAAATTCACGGATTTTACCGACAACTGTTGTTTTAATCGCTTCACGAGCTGGCGCTAAGAATTTACGAGGATCGTAAACATCTTTATCATTGTCAAGAATTTCACGAATCACTTTTGTAGCTGCGATTTGATTTTCAGTATTAACGTTAATTTTAGCAGTACCTAATGAAATTGAGCGTTGAATATCTTTTGTTGGAATACCTGTACCACCATGTAATACTAAAGGAAGATCTGCTAAGTTTGAGATTTCCTCCATTTCCTTAAAGCCTAAGTTTGGTTCTCCTTTGTAAGGACCATGTACAGAGCCAAGTGCTGGTGCTAGGCAATCAATATCTGTTAATTCAACCATTTTACGGCATTCTTCTGGATCAGCGTACATAATACCACCAATTACGCCATCCTCGTCCCCACCAACTGTTCCAAGCTCAGCTTCTACAGAGACACCTTTGGCATGTGCATATTCAACTACTTTTGAAGTAGTTGCGATATTTTCTTCGAAAGGATGGTGTGAAGCATCAATCATAACAGAAGTAAATCCTGCATCAATCGCTTCTTTACACTTTTCAAAGCTAGAACCATGGTCAAGATGAATAGCAACTGGAACTGTAATACCATAAGATTCCATTAATCCTTTTACCATGTGTACTACTGAGATAAATCCACCCATATATTTACCTGCGCCTTCAGATACGCCAAGGATTACAGGTGATTTCTCTTCTTCCGCTGCTTGTAAAATTGCTTGTGTCCATTCAAGGTTGTTGATGTTGAATTGACCAACTGCATAACCTTCTGCCTTTGCTTTAATTAACATCTCTTTCATAGATACTAATGCCATACTAAAAATCCTCCTTTTAGGACTATTCTTTATACATAAATGTGCTATTTAATCATAGCAAAAATATAAGCACCTGAAAAGAAATTTCAGGTGCTTATATTTTAGCACCGATAGCGGAGAGCAACGCAGCGACAGGTGCCCTTTTATCAAAAGCACCTGAAAAGAAATTTCAGGTGCTTATATTTTAGCACCGATAGCGTAGTCCTACGCAGCGACAGGTGCCCTTTTATCAAAAGCACCTGAAAAGAAATTTCAGGTGCTTATATTTTAGCACCGATAGCGTAGTCCTACGCAGCGACAGGTGCCCTTTTATCAAAAGCACCTGAAAAGAAATTTCAGGTGCTTATATTTTAGCACCGATAGCGTAGTCCTACGCAGCGACAATTATCATCAGCATCAACTATTCGAGCATATGTAAAAAACAGGCGGTGTTTGCCACTGCCTGTTTATTATGTGTTTAATGTTTTATTTACTGCATCACGTACTTCAAAAATATCAAATGGCTTAGTAAAGTAACGAATTGCCCCTAATTCCAATGCTTCCTGTACTACATCTAATTCACCGTAAGCGGTCATCATAAAGACAGGTAATTGCGGCCATTTCTCTTTTAAACATTTTAAAATTTCTATGCCATCCATGCCAGGAATCTTCATATCTAGCAATACACAATCCATTGATTCTTCCTCTGCATAACGTAGTGCTTCAGCGCCATTAGCTGCTAAATATGTAACATAACCTTCTTTTTTCAAAACTTCATTTAATAGCAAACGAATTCCCTGCTGATCATCAACAATTAGTAATCGTTTCACATTGCATTCCGCCCTTTTTGAATTATTATTTTGCACAAAGATATCTATATTATGTATTATTCTCCTTTTACAGCTTAATACCTTCTAGTATTATAAATTATCTACTTTTGCTTTCTGCTTCACACATACATATAATATTGATTGAGGTGGAATCATGTCAAAAATATTAACAACACAGCTGAGCGGATTATTACAAAGAATAACACAAAGCGAAGAAGAATCTATTGAAGAAACAGCACGTTTACTTGCACAAGCAGCAATAGGCGAAGGAAATGTTTACTTTGCTTGTTTTGGCGAAATGCAAGTTGTCGAGTTAAATGCACTTCAAGGTGTTGAGCGTTTCGCTAAGCTACTCCCTTGGACAGAGCATACTGAAGTTAGTGAAGCCGATCGTATTTGTATTTTTACCCGTAGTGCACACGATCTGGAAGCTTTAGCTTTAGCAAAAAAATTGAACGAACACTTTATTCCATTTGCAGCCGTAGCTAGTGAAGTAGCAAATGCAGAAAATCCATTAGCCGATTTAGCGTATACATATATCTCTACTCGTATGCGCGGAGGATTGTTACCTAATGATTTAGGTGAGCGCATTGTTGTACCGCATGCAATAGCTGCCCTATTCATTTATGAAGCTATAAAAATCGCTTATGATGAAATGCTCGGATTTGATGATGAAGAGCTATAAAGCTTCACTATATAAAAATTAAACCGCTATACACAAAGGCATCGAGAAGTTCATTTTTGGTACCTTTTAGCATGCCTTAAAATGGAATTTTTTTAGAATGAAGCAGAAGATATCGACTCCTCGCTGAAACGTACATTTCCATGCTTTTAGCAATTCAGGAAGGTTATTGGCGATTTCCTTAGTGTTATTAAAAAATTGTAGGCAAAATCAATATTTTTCGAGTTTGCCTACAGACTAAAAGGATGCCTCGAAATAACGAGACATCCTTTTTAGTTTTATTTAAATGTTGCTCCGATGAAATCACGGAATAATGGTTGTGGACGGTTTGGACGTGATACGAATTCTGGGTGGAATTGGCAAGCTACAAAGAAGTTGTTTTCTGGTAGCTCAATAATTTCCACTAATTTTCCGTCTGGGCTTGTACCTGAGAATACAAGACCTGCCGCTTCCATTGCCTCGCGGTATTCATTATTGAATTCATAACGATGACGGTGACGTTCGTACACAAGCTCTTTATCGTAAGCATCACTTGCTTTTGATCCTTCTTTTAACTTACATGGATATAAACCTAAACGTAATGTACCACCAATATCTACGTTATCGTTTTGATCTGGTAAGAAATCAATAATAGGATATTGTGTTTCCGCATCAAGTTCTGTAGAATGCGCTCCATTTAAGCCTAGTACGTTACGAGCAAATTCTATTGTTGCTAGTTGCATACCTAAGCAAATACCTAAAAACGGTACGTTATTTTCACGAGCATACTGAGTTGCTAAAATTTTACCTTCAACGCCTCGATCACCAAAGCCACCTGGTACTAAAATAGCATCAGCATCTTTTAGTAATGCTACAACATTGTCAGCATCTACATGCTCTGCGTTAATCCAATCAATATCGATATCAGAGTTAAACGCATAACCTGCATGTTTTAACGCCTCTACAACTGAAATATAAGCATCTTGTAATTCTACATACTTACCTACTAATGCCACTTTTCGTTTATTTGGTAGGCTCTTCACTTTTGCAACAAGGTCGCGCCATTCTTCCATATCTGCCTCTGGTGCTTCAATACCGAAATGATCAAGTACGATATCATCGAAATCTTGCGCATGAAGATTTAATGGTACTTCATATAAATGCTCTGCATCACGAGATTCGATAATTTCATGAGGTTGAACGTCACAGAATAATGCTAATTTTTCTTTCATTTCTTCTGGCACTTCTTGTTCTGTACGTACAACGATAATATTTGGCTGAATCCCTAAAGAACGTAATTCTTTAACAGAATGTTGTGTTGGTTTTGTTTTTAATTCACCGGCAGCTTTAATGTAAGGAATTAACGTACAGTGAACATACATTACATTGTTATGGCCTAAATTGGTTTTCATTTGACGAATAGCCTCTAGGAATGGTAGTGATTCAATATCCCCTACAGTTCCTCCAACCTCAGTAATAACAACATCTGCATTCGTTTCACGTCCTGCGCGTTGGATACGTTCTTTAATTTCATTTGTAATATGAGGAATTACTTGAACTGTTCCGCCGTTATAGTCACCACGACGTTCTTTTTGTAATACAGATTGATATACGCGACCAGATGTTACAGTTGAATGTTTGCCTAGGTTAATGTCAATGAAACGCTCATAGTGACCTAAGTCCAAGTCAGCCTCAGCGCCATCATCTGTAACGAAAACCTCACCATGTTGATATGGGCTCATTGTACCTGGGTCAATATTGATATATGGGTCAAATTTTTGAATCGTTACTTCTAACCCACGGTTTTTTAATAAACGTCCTAGAGATGCTGCTACAATCCCTTTTCCAAGTGATGACACAACCCCACCTGTTACAAAAATATACTTTGTCATGAAAAATTCCTCCTTATGTTGTACTAGATCTTGTTAGTAAAAAAAGTATATTGCGTCCATCCATTCTGTCATACCGCTTACCAATCGCCTAATTGCAGGAAGGAAATGTAAACTGACAACACAATTGTATGGACATGAAAAAGAAACTTGATGCTTTCCTATCCCTAAAATAAGAAAAGCCGAGAATGCCTACATGTAAATGCAGTCGATTCGAAGCTGTAATCGTTTCTATATCTTTTTTACTTTTCTAAATTGTTCTTCGTAGTAAAACTTTCATAGTTAGCATCGCCTATAAGCAATCTAATTATTATCGCTATGAGAAGCTTTACCATATAACTCAGTCACCGATTAATATACATAATGATTAGTTTACCACTTTCGTATTCAAATCATTATTTATTAGCTGGGAGAGCTTGACTGATTATTCATTACATCTCGGCGAGTACTTCCAAATTTTATTGGAGCCTGGTCAAAAAGCTCCTCTTAAAATCATTGATATTCGCCTTGATCTTTAACTTGATTCAGCAAGTTAAAAACAAAAAAAACGCCCCTCCTGCATAGGTTTGCAGGGGGAGCGTATTATATACACGGTCTTTCTCCTTTTTTTAAGGAGCCCAAGTAAAAGATTAAACGGAACCGTGAAATAAGTCAAGAATTTTTAATACAAGTACAAAAGTAAGAAAATTCAAAGTGTATTTGTGTTACACTTCTTCCTCTTCTTCTTCTTCAAACTCTTCCTCATCTTCAATGAAATCTTCATCAATTTCATCCTCGATGTCTTCTATATCTTCTTCGTCGAAGTCAATATCTTCTTTTTCTCCATCGATATCTTCTTCTTCTTCTTCCTCTTCTTCAACGAACTCTTCATAATCCTCATCGAAGTCAATTTCATCTTCTTCAATATCTTCTTCTAAATCATCATCATCAAGAGTAGCTTTAGATTTTTTCTTGTGTGTTTTCACAGATGGAGCTGTTTCTTCTTCGATTTGTTCTACTTTAAACCATTCGCGTAAGCCCCAACCAGTTTCTTGATTAAATAAGAAACGT
The genomic region above belongs to Lysinibacillus sp. FSL W8-0992 and contains:
- the rpoE gene encoding DNA-directed RNA polymerase subunit delta, whose translation is MNFREMTKEQLAEESLINLAYAILTEKRASVSFNDLLTIIKELVGYSDEEIKSRLLQFYTDMNVDGRFLFNQETGWGLREWFKVEQIEEETAPSVKTHKKKSKATLDDDDLEEDIEEDEIDFDEDYEEFVEEEEEEEEDIDGEKEDIDFDEEDIEDIEDEIDEDFIEDEEEFEEEEEEEV
- a CDS encoding class II fructose-bisphosphate aldolase — protein: MALVSMKEMLIKAKAEGYAVGQFNINNLEWTQAILQAAEEEKSPVILGVSEGAGKYMGGFISVVHMVKGLMESYGITVPVAIHLDHGSSFEKCKEAIDAGFTSVMIDASHHPFEENIATTSKVVEYAHAKGVSVEAELGTVGGDEDGVIGGIMYADPEECRKMVELTDIDCLAPALGSVHGPYKGEPNLGFKEMEEISNLADLPLVLHGGTGIPTKDIQRSISLGTAKINVNTENQIAATKVIREILDNDKDVYDPRKFLAPAREAIKTTVVGKIREFGSAQKA
- a CDS encoding UDP-N-acetylglucosamine 1-carboxyvinyltransferase, with the protein product MDVYKITGENRLKGTIKVSGAKNSAVALIPASILANSPVTIGGIPEISDAWTLKALLEEIGGEVQFENGKMIIDPSEMLALPLPNGNVKKLRASYYLMGAMLGRFKKAVIGLPGGCFLGPRPIDQHIKGFEALGAKITNEHGAIYLRAEELIGAKIYLDVASVGATINIMLAAVRAKGRTVIENAAKEPEIIDVATLLTNMGANIKGAGTSVIRIEGVDELHGTEHTIIPDRIEAATFMIMAAAVGDGITIDNVIPLHLEAITAKLREMGVKIDIGEESIFVPKTDLSTLQAVDVKTIVYPGFPTDIQQPLSVLMTQAFGSSKITDTIYSARFKHIDELRRMNANARVEGNTAIITGQSKLHGSSVTATDLRAGAALVLAGLLAEGETEIHDIYHIERGYSSLIEKLRDLGADIRRETIMVSVAEAKE
- a CDS encoding DUF2529 family protein gives rise to the protein MSKILTTQLSGLLQRITQSEEESIEETARLLAQAAIGEGNVYFACFGEMQVVELNALQGVERFAKLLPWTEHTEVSEADRICIFTRSAHDLEALALAKKLNEHFIPFAAVASEVANAENPLADLAYTYISTRMRGGLLPNDLGERIVVPHAIAALFIYEAIKIAYDEMLGFDDEEL
- the rho gene encoding transcription termination factor Rho, which codes for MSALTIAQLENMTLKELYALARQYKISYYSKLTKKELIFAILKTRSEQEGYFFMEGVLEIVSQEGFGFLRPINYSPSKEDIYISASQIRRFDLRNGDKVSGKVRPPKENERYYGLLQVDAVNGEDPEVAKERVHFPALTPLYPDRQIKLETTQSNLSTRIMDLVAPVGFGQRGLIVAPPKAGKTSLLKEIANAITTNHPEAELIVLLIDERPEEVTDIERSVNADVVSSTFDEVPENHVKVAEIVLERARRLVEHKRDVIILMDSITRLARAYNLVIPPSGRTLSGGIDPAAFHRPKRFFGSARNIEEGGSLTILATALVDTGSRMDEVIYEEFKGTGNLELHLDRQLAERRIFPALDIRRSGTRKEELLLEPEQLEKLWAIRKTFSDAPDFAERFLKKIRTTKSNEEFFEKLNEDMKKATKGKGLL
- a CDS encoding response regulator; translation: MKRLLIVDDQQGIRLLLNEVLKKEGYVTYLAANGAEALRYAEEESMDCVLLDMKIPGMDGIEILKCLKEKWPQLPVFMMTAYGELDVVQEALELGAIRYFTKPFDIFEVRDAVNKTLNT
- a CDS encoding CTP synthase, whose product is MTKYIFVTGGVVSSLGKGIVAASLGRLLKNRGLEVTIQKFDPYINIDPGTMSPYQHGEVFVTDDGAEADLDLGHYERFIDINLGKHSTVTSGRVYQSVLQKERRGDYNGGTVQVIPHITNEIKERIQRAGRETNADVVITEVGGTVGDIESLPFLEAIRQMKTNLGHNNVMYVHCTLIPYIKAAGELKTKPTQHSVKELRSLGIQPNIIVVRTEQEVPEEMKEKLALFCDVQPHEIIESRDAEHLYEVPLNLHAQDFDDIVLDHFGIEAPEADMEEWRDLVAKVKSLPNKRKVALVGKYVELQDAYISVVEALKHAGYAFNSDIDIDWINAEHVDADNVVALLKDADAILVPGGFGDRGVEGKILATQYARENNVPFLGICLGMQLATIEFARNVLGLNGAHSTELDAETQYPIIDFLPDQNDNVDIGGTLRLGLYPCKLKEGSKASDAYDKELVYERHRHRYEFNNEYREAMEAAGLVFSGTSPDGKLVEIIELPENNFFVACQFHPEFVSRPNRPQPLFRDFIGATFK
- the glpX gene encoding class II fructose-bisphosphatase, with protein sequence MERSLSMEVVRVTEAAAIASGKWMGRGLKIEADDAATTAMRSMFDTIPMHATVVIGEGEMDEAPMLYIGEELGLRNGGPQVDIAVDPLEGTNIVAKGTNGAMTVLAIADKGNLLNAPDMYMEKIAVGPEAAGKVDINASVTYNLLQVAKAKNKDISDVVATLLDRPRHQAIVDEIREAGARIKFIQDGDVGAAINTAFDETGIDIMFGMGGAPEGVISAVALKCLGGDFQAKLVPEDEDQLERCKKMGVDVEKVLYLDDLVKGDDAIFAATAVTDCELLKGVQYKGAYALTHSVVMRAKTGTVRFVEGRHALDKKPSY
- the fsa gene encoding fructose-6-phosphate aldolase produces the protein MKFFIDTANFDEIKEAHAWGILSGVTTNPSLVAKEENVSFHDRLREIAELVDGSVSGEVIALDAEGMIKEGLELAAIAPNITVKLPMTPAGLEACRFFANKGIKTNVTLIFSANQALMAARAGATYVSPFIGRLDDIGLNGVELIETISDIFTIHNIETQIIAASIRHPQHVTAAALAGAHISTTPFKVLKQLFHHPLTEKGIEGFLADWNKRKGE